From a region of the Candidatus Binatia bacterium genome:
- a CDS encoding prenyltransferase, producing MAATLTLTDVLRIVEIRTKIVSVSSVLIGTAYAVYSTHHLSLLLFLLLFVAAECVDIGTAGFNSYFDFIGGVDTVDSDVDRYKVLVHRAIEPRVAFWISCGAFGLGALFGLALGVRVGWEVIGVGALGMAVSFFYSGGPLPLARTPCGEVLAGGLLGMVLIVLSTYVQTHEITSAALLLGLPSTTLIADILTVNNTCDIQGDAAAGRRTLSIVLGRSRSQGVIYGLGGLTYALAYLLLALRVLPIVAVVPLTAAAVFSAREFRRMHRRGYTHATKGPSMGSISGIFIAYSLAVLCGLGLGTVGR from the coding sequence ATGGCCGCGACCCTGACGCTCACCGACGTCCTGCGGATCGTCGAGATCCGGACCAAGATCGTCAGCGTATCGTCCGTCTTGATTGGCACGGCCTACGCCGTGTACTCCACCCATCATCTGTCACTGCTTCTCTTTTTGCTCCTCTTCGTGGCGGCCGAGTGCGTCGACATCGGCACTGCGGGCTTCAACAGCTATTTCGATTTCATCGGCGGTGTCGATACCGTTGATTCCGACGTCGATCGCTACAAAGTGCTCGTCCACCGAGCCATCGAGCCGCGCGTCGCCTTCTGGATCTCCTGCGGCGCCTTCGGGTTGGGCGCGCTCTTCGGGCTGGCGCTCGGCGTCCGCGTCGGTTGGGAGGTGATAGGCGTCGGGGCGCTCGGAATGGCCGTCTCCTTTTTCTACAGTGGGGGTCCGCTGCCGCTTGCACGCACGCCTTGCGGCGAAGTCCTTGCGGGCGGCCTGCTGGGCATGGTGCTGATTGTTCTTTCCACGTATGTCCAGACGCACGAGATCACTTCCGCCGCGCTGCTGCTGGGGTTGCCCTCGACGACGCTGATCGCGGACATCCTGACGGTCAATAACACCTGCGACATTCAAGGCGACGCCGCCGCCGGCCGCAGAACACTCTCGATCGTCCTCGGCCGCTCGCGGTCCCAGGGTGTCATTTATGGACTGGGCGGGCTCACGTATGCACTGGCCTACCTCCTGCTTGCGTTGCGCGTCTTGCCGATCGTTGCGGTGGTACCGCTGACCGCCGCCGCGGTCTTCTCGGCGCGCGAGTTCAGGCGGATGCACCGGCGTGGCTATACGCACGCGACCAAGGGACCCTCCATGGGAAGCATCTCGGGCATCTTCATCGCCTATTCACTCGCGGTGCTGTGCGGCCTCGGGCTCGGCACGGTGGGACGGTAG